The proteins below are encoded in one region of Alistipes indistinctus YIT 12060:
- a CDS encoding DUF6808 domain-containing protein yields the protein MKNAIIVLVLILASFLVGRLTKNFDPVKIVQYDTLPPVVRLDTIRDTVPVPKYVHIVRYDTIHDTADGKPIHLPIPIGRYLFTDDSTYRMEVEGYNVQANSIEVYPRTVTQTVIQRVGVPGRPKRWGIGVSAGAALTPEGVKPYLGVGVQYNLIVF from the coding sequence ATGAAAAACGCCATTATAGTTTTAGTCCTGATCTTAGCCTCTTTTCTCGTTGGCCGGTTAACAAAGAATTTCGACCCGGTTAAGATCGTACAGTACGATACTTTGCCGCCAGTCGTGCGTCTCGACACGATCAGAGATACGGTGCCGGTACCGAAATACGTGCATATCGTTCGGTATGACACCATCCACGATACTGCAGACGGGAAACCTATTCACCTTCCCATTCCGATCGGTCGTTACCTGTTTACCGACGATTCGACCTATCGTATGGAGGTAGAGGGCTACAATGTGCAGGCAAACAGTATCGAAGTCTATCCCCGGACGGTTACACAAACCGTTATCCAGCGGGTCGGGGTTCCCGGCAGGCCGAAACGCTGGGGGATCGGCGTGAGCGCAGGGGCAGCTTTAACGCCAGAGGGAGTGAAGCCGTATTTGGGGGTGGGGGTGCAGTATAATCTGATCGTATTTTAG